The window AACTGGATGATATAGGGGCAGATTACATAGCTACTGGTACAAGATGATGGCAGAGGCATGTAGAAGACAGAGTTGACTGGAAATTTGCGGTCAAGGAGCTTGAAGGTCATCAAAGAGCCATAGAGTGAGTAAGTAAGTACTGTAAATAAGTACCATAAGTAAGTAATCTTAACCTAGATTGCATTCTAGATCTAGAAACGTTGAGGTTAACAGGCAGGTGGACATAATTTCCAAGTGTATAAAAAGACAACATTACACCGAAGTTACGTTTGAATACAGAGCATACCTAAGTAATAGCAGATAAATAATGATAACTAGGCTATGCTGTAAATGAATAACTTGCCTCACTTCTTCCTCTGTAAAGACATATGTAGCACCTAAGTCTTTGAGATAGCCTCTCAGCTCGCAAATATTGTCCCTGTTTCTCACAATGTTAATAGAATTTATTCCCCAGGCCTTGCACATCTGAATCACATTCTGGCCACAAGCACTGTTGGCCCCGTTCTGAATAACTGTATCTCCAGGCTGCAATTTCACAAAATCTTTCAACATTCGATATGCAGTGCAAGGATTTACTGACAATGTAGCAGCTTCCACTACACCAAGCTGATTTGGAATCTGTAAATAACAAGagtataacatttattttaaactaaGTTTGGATAGATATATAATGATAAACTTAGATGTCAATAAGAGATATGTTTCCAAATGAAGTTATTCAGTAGAACATTACAGCATTGAAAATAATGAGAGGACAATAGTTTTTCTATTTcctaataaaataatacaataaatacaTGTAAGCCTACCTTGATAAGGTCATTTGCATCACAAACTGCTCGAGACCGCCAGGTGCCCCAAGCAACACCTTTAGGCAACACTCTGTCACCTTTTTGAAGTCCTACAACTTCTGAACCCATTGCTTCTATTTCACCGACACCTTCATTTCCTGGAATTGCTGGAAGAGGTGGTTTGATAGGGTACACACCTTGTATAGTATTAATATCTGCAGGGTTCACAGGGGCTGCCAGCATTTTTATAACAACCTGAACACACAAGCAGGGCATGTTTATTAGGAATATAATCAGATATAAAGAAATAAGTTAGTTTACAACTTTCCAACCAATAAACAAATGTTAATAATGAAGAATACCCTATAAAATTATCCAATTATTTGTGACTGTCTGAAATGCAATATACGCAATCATATTTGAGTACAGGGAAGAGTATGTTCGTAACTATGGCCGTTCTTCCCAGCAAATACAAAAATTTGTTTTTTCAGCCGAAAATTCGATTAAGACAAATCTCTTAATTAAAGCCAATTTTCAAGCTTCCCTATAACCGGTGAAGGAGATCTCTCTTTGCTGGCATCAAGTTATGTGAAATCTTTCACACAGTGAGTGACATAACCTGCAAATGCATGGTTATCATGTTTACCTACCTCATTTGGTTTTGGAGCTGGTAGAGGTTCTTCTTCTTGACGAACAACCTTCAGAGCATCTCCGAATTCGGAAAATACAAGCTTTTGGGTTACATGTCGGCTGTCAATTGGCAGTTTAGTTGAAAATGCTGCACAGTTTCGTAATAACCGGGCACTTCTACCAAAACGCAACGCCATGATTTTAACGCATATGGTCATCATTGATCGATAACAACAGCTGTAAATGTTTACCCCCGAAGTCAGAAACTGATTCATAGATGGCTCCGGTATCTGGCGAATGGCGGCGGGCAATACAAACGGAAATTTTtagttcattcattttctgatagaATCAGAAATCTTTATTCTCATCAGTTTCTGACGGTTACATAGCAACCAAGAAACAAAGCAATTAATAATTGATTGGAATTTTTTATAACCTATAGGCTAACAGATAGGTAGCATAGAAGAATATAACGGGAGCATAACAACTGTATTCTGCGTAATCCTTACAATATCCAGAAATGTCCAAAATCGATCCCATTGTCCTCGCGACTCTTCGCAATAAATCAGGTAATGAAAATCTAAAAGAGCAGCTGGCTAGAGTGGATAGAAATAACCAGTGTGAAATGCGTATGATAAAGACGGCACAGCAACGTTTAAACCGTAAATACCGGTTTCAGAAGAACGCAATCCTTGCATCTCCAAAAGTTGCAGAGGTAAGATTTGCTATCATATTTCGATCCGTAGAAATTGTCGCTATTATCAACATTAGGTTGGGTTATAGTGGTCATTATTCTGATGCATTTGGGCTCCATTATATCTGCTATTTCCTGACATACGGTATGTTATTTCGATTAAgaattccacaaaatatacaccatGACAGACTtttcaccttcatttttcgaagtattggatcccttccatttatcctctccgattagtgttaacagagaagcctccgtggctcaggcggcagtgcgccgaccAATCACCATCGAGtgtcgtggttcgaatcccggtcattccatgtgaaatttgtgctgaacaaagtgtaGGCAGGGCATGTTTTTCACCGGGTACTACGGTTTTTCTAGccaattttcattccagcaacgctcgattaatatttaatttcatctgtcaattattgccccagaggagtgcgacaggcttcctattctcgccgctaggtagatgattcattcattcccttccttatccggtcgaatgattggaaacatgctgtggatatttttttggggggggggtgtcaatagaggatggttacacagttgtactttctcttaaaacaataatcaccaccaccacatccacagtatcctttgcctgtcgtaaaaagcgactgtaaagggataggagtgtgagttggcgaccacgggtctccTAACTGAATCTGGCTttagttccacttacttgtgtcaggcccctcgccttcacctttcctatccgacctcccttggtcaaatcttgttcctttacgactccgacggtattaggttatcGAGTCGtagggaatcttttattttcatgtcctacgtgacccttccctttcttttgccgataccttcattcttcaaagtgtcggacctcttacAGTTTcccttctgattactgttaattcGTCTTAAATCCCCACCACCGCCACCTCCACCTGGTGGTGAAGTAGCGTTATCTTTGCTGTAGCACGTTGGGCACAATACTGACCTGTTCGTCCGCCAACTGGGATGATTGTGCAGATATGTATGTCATATTTggagagtgtccgactcgttggctgaatggttagcgtactggccttcggttcagagggtcccgggttcgaattccaatggcccgggggatgggtgtttgtgctgtccccaatatccctgcaactcacacaccgcacataacgctatcctccaccacaataacacgcagttacatgccagatgccgcccaccttcatcggagggtctgcctcacaagggctgcactcggctagaaatagccgatGTGTCGATGTAGGGCTATCATGCTGCTGAAAGTGCTGACAGGATTGATTCCAAGATTTGAGATGAGTATTTCTGCTAACGAGGGAAACTTCGAACAGTTACTCTAGATCAGCCAATGAAGTGTGTGTGTATTGCTTTGCTAGGATCCGAGTTTGATCGAATGGTTTTAtttaacagataaggaatctgtcaccttgggtgactgccctaaatgcaaatcagtagtgactgatgatgatgataataataataaataataataattattatttacaatgttaaTTTCACATCTGCACGTTACTAAAATTACTGGTACTGTTTTAGTTGATACAAATGTGCACACTTCCAAATTTGCAATAATAGAACGCGTTCCGGTAAACTgttaggtaccgggcgagttggccgtgcggttcggaacgcgcagctgtgagtttgcatccaggagatagtgggttcgagccccactgtcggcagcgcagaaaatggttttccgttgtttcccattttcataccaggcaaatgctggggctgtaccttaattaacgccacggccgcttccttcccactcctaggcctttcctatcccttcatcgctataagacctatctgtgtcggtgcgacgtaaaacaaattgaaaaataactTATAGGATTTGTCTTCTTCACGAAATGTTAAGTTTCGTTGCAGTTTGTTCCTTCATCATGAGGATAAGTGGAAAGGAAGACAATATGTACATTTATTAAAGGCTGTTACAATATCGATCTAAATATTTCTCTACATTGCTGTTGCCCAATTCTTGGCGTATTCTGCAAAAGTTGTAGAAACTTTCTTGACACCGGTACCACATTGTGAGAATTTAGTCCGTACTCTTTCTTATAAtgttttattgtttttgttgtggCTTGTGTTTGTTGCCGCAGTGTAGATGTTTCTTATACTGAATAAGGCATTAGCTGTGTCAAGCTCCTCTTTTTCATCTTTCTTATAGTTGGGCTCACGAGAGCTGGaggctgacatttgagcggcgaaagcagtaactacgaggtacggtgatgatgatgatgatgatgtttttacgaccgagctcgatagccgtagtcgcttaaatgcggccagtatccagtattcgggagatagtaggttcgaaccccactgtcggcagccctgaaaatggttttctgtggtttcccattttcacaccaggcaaatgctggggttgtaccttaattaaggccacggccacttccttcccactcctagcccttccctgtcccatcgtcgccataagacatatctgtgtcggagcgacgtaaagcaactagcaaaaaaaaatatttttacgtcccactaactactttttgatggttttcggagacgccgaggtgccggaattttgtcccacagaagttcttttacgtacatctaacaacacgaggctgacctatttgagcaccttcaaataccacggagtgagccaggatcgaacctgccaaggtgggggtcagaaggccagcgcctcaaccgtcgctCAGCCCGACACGAAgtatgctgcgttgtcatagttacctccatctgcggcgtATCACCGTTTCATACAGGCTGCGTGTTTAATCTAAGATGTAGGCCTAtagcaattcaataaactttgacttGTTCCTAAtatcgtgctaataattccagcatttaaggcAGAACAgtccattgccgataaatatgagatatAATCGCCCACAAAATCATAAGTTTCTGACAATGACCTTAACGAATGCACATGttaatacagaatagaactgtacaaccaACCGCTGATTAACCAAAAACTAAGaactaaaataatattcagaaaacaaacacgtaaatatatAAAGCAGCAACAGCTAACACaataccactccgaataatatcacaaacgTGATTGAGAGCAATCCAACTCACGTAGCGATAGCTtacttaaatgtggcatcgctattatcgttgccatagcaacagaccatttttgagcagcgttagtcaactttttctcgtgGACCTTAGTATCACACATAATTTCTtttcttggctttacgtcgcaccgacacagatatgtcttatggcgacgatgggacaggaaagggctaggactgggaaggaagcggtcgtggccttaattaggtacagccccagcatttgcctggtgtggaaatgggaaaccacggaaaaccatcttcagggctgccgacagtgggattcgaacctactatctcccgaatactggatactggccgcacttaagcgactgcagctatcgagctcggtactttccaTTTTCGTAGCCGATACCCACATTCTTCGACTGGTTGAACTTCTTTCTGATCATAACAATTTCATTTGCTTTCTTTCTAGTCTCGAAATATACGAATGTATGAAACGCACAATCCTGGGTTCTGCTATCGCAAAGATGGAACTTGTCGTAGAACGATTGCTCCAACAGAGGAAGAGAGCCATGCATACGAGGTAAGTGTTGGAAGCTGCTGATATTTCAGCTCTGGTTGTACGCTCCTTAGTCTACGCGGATGAATAGTTACCCGCATTGTTATTTAATTGCTTTACAGTCAGGTTGATAAGATATATTACGGGATGAGCAATTTCTTTGGCTCCAACGGGTTTCTCCACTCCTGGGCGAGGAGATAAGTGTTAGGTAGGTGGCCAGGTTGCAAGCTCGCTGAGCTCTGGGAAAGAGAAGAATGCTTAGTTTACACATCTGAACTAGTTGTGAGCACGAGCTTCGCTTTGCGACTACGCAGTGGTGGGAAAATTTGAAATTACCGACCTATTTGGTCTTACATTGCATTTTGACGCGGAGGCTCTTATATCGTGGACTGTTAGTTGTTTGGTAAACTTGGTGTATTAGACTGTAGGGTGAATTAACCTACTGTTTGAGGTGTGTTCGGCAGGATGTAAAATGGTTTGTTTTCAAGTTGGATTTTTGGTGGGGAAGGAAGCAGGGTGTTGACTGTAGAgttgtcagatacctgaaatcaaaatacgggacagatgtgcgatcgaagaaatcaacgggctcgtattttacaagttataaacttcgtttcaaaatgatacgcttattattatgttgacatcacagtgcagtttattaatgcatgcctTAACATGAAACTTAtagttggccgcgcggtttgggtcacgtagctatgaacttgtattcgggagacgattgcttcgaacccctctgtcggcagctctaaggatggttttccgtgatttcatatTTTATACccggaaagtgctggggctgtagcctgtcttaaggccacggccgattccagtTCTAGcctttttatatcccatcgtcaccgtatgaCCTGTctctgttggtgtgacgtaaaacaaataggaaagaacttagtttatttaattattcataccagTCCTTTCAGTTTCAATATATATTATTTCTCTGAAGAGCTGTTAATATTTTTTATGCCATTCtttggggtagcagcctttcggaagttgcaagggcggcagtctaggtgattgactgatatggccttgtaataatactcagcatggttTAACTGTGTTgaaactgctacacggctgaaagcaacgggaaactacagccgtaactaactcccgaagacatgcagctctctctgcatgaataatgtactgatgatggcttcctcccgggtaaaatattccggaggtaaactagtcctccattcggatcaccgggtggggactacacgagaggggctatcatcaggaagattgatactgatattctgctatttgctttacgtcgcaccgacacagataggtctaattgcgacgatgggataggaaaggcctaggaattggaaggaagcggccgtggccttaattaaggtacagccccggcatttgcctggtgtgaaaattggaaaccacggaagaccatcttcagggctgccggcagtgggggtcgaacccactatctcccgattactgtatactggccgcacttaagcgactgcagttatcgaactcggtctgacattctgcgagtcggagcgtggaatgatagaagtttgaatcgttgtggtagattagagaatctgaaaagggagatggatagactaaagttagatgtagttggtataagtgaagtacgttggcaggaagaacagggtttttggtcaagcgactaccgaattatcaacacaaaatcaaacagaagaaatgcaggagttagtttaataataatgaataagaaaatagggtagcgggtaagctactacgaccagcatagtgaaagaattattgtcgtcaagatatacaccaaaccaatgcccaccacaatagtgcaggtctatatgcctactagctcagtggatgatgaggaaatcgaaagaagcgatagaagatttaatacaatatgtaaaaggcgacgagaatctaattgtgatgggagactagaatgcagtggtaggccaaggaagaggaggtaatacagtaggagaattcggattgggacaaaggaacgaaagaggaagtcggctgattgaattctgcactgatcataatttagtccttgccaatacttggttcaaacaccacaaacgccggctttatacgtggacgagacctggagacactggaaggtatcaaatagacttcattatgattaggcagagattcagaaaccaggtgttggattgcaaaacttttccaggagcagacgtggactatgaccacaacttgttggtcatgaaatgccatctgaagctgaagaaaggaaagaatgcaaaaagatgggatctagacaagttgaaagaaaagagcgtgagggattgtttcaaggaacatgttgcaaaaggactaaatgaaaaggctgaaggaaacactatagaggaagagtggatagtcataaaaaatgaagtcagcagggctgctgaagaaacgttaggaaggaagaaaagatcaactaagaatcagtggataactcaggagatactaggcctgattgatgaacgacgaaaatacaagaatgctagaaatgaagagggcagaaaagaacacaggcgattaaagaatgaagtggatagaaagtgcaaggtagctaaggaagaatggctgaaggagaagtgcaaggatgtcgaaggttgtatggtcctaggaaaggtagatgctgcatacaggaaaatcaaggaaacctgtggagaaaggaaatctaggtgtataaatattaagagctcagatggaaagccacttctagggaaaaaagacaaagcagaaagatcgcaggaacatatccaacagttgtatcaaggtgaagatttagataatttggttctggaacaagaagaggctgttgatgctgatgaaatgggagacccaattttgaggtcagagtttgacagagctgtgagcgacctaaatatgaacaaggcacctggaattgatgacattccctctgaattactgactgcctgaggagaaaccagcatggtaaggctattcaatttagtgtgcaagatgtatgagacaggagaagtcccatccgatttccggcagaatgttgttatacctattcccaagaaagccggcgttgacaggtgtgaaaactatcgcaccattagtttagtatctcatgcccgcaaaattttaacacgtattatttacagaataatgggaaaacaagttgaagctgagttgggagaagatcaatttggcttcagaagaaatgttggaacacgtgaagcaattctgactttacgtctgatcttagaggatcgaatcaagaaggacaagcctacgtacgtggccttcgtagatctagaaaaggcattcgataatgttgattggaccaagctatttaagattctgaaggtgattgagatcagataccgagaacgaaaattatttacaatctgtataaaagtcagtctgcagtgataagaatcgggggctttgaaaaagaagcagcaatccacaaaggagtgaggcaaggctgcagtttgtcccccctccttttcaatttttacatagagcaggcagtaaagaaatcaaagaggaatttggaaagggaatcacattccaaggagaggaaatcaaaaccttgagatttgccgatgatattggtattttatctgagactgcagaagatctcgagaagctgctgaatagtatggacgaagtcttgggcgaggagtacaaaatgaaaataaataagtcaaaacaaaagtaatggagtgcagtcgaacgaaggcaggtgatgcaggaaatattagattaggaaatgaagtcttaaaggaagtagatgaatattgttacttggatagtaaaataactaacgatggtagaagtaaggaggacataaaatgcagattagcacaagcaaggaagagctttcttaagaaaagcaatttgctcacttcaaacattgatatgggaattagaaagatgtttttgaagactttcgtgtggagcgtggcattgtatggaagtgaaacatggacggtaactagttcagaaagaaagagaatagaagcttttgaaatgtggtgttacagaagaatgctgaaggtgagatggatagatgcgATCACAAATGAaggggtactgaatcgaattggtgggaggagatcgatttggctaaatttgacgagaagaagagatagaattataggacatatcttaagacacccaggacatgttcagttggtttttgaaggaagtgtaggtggtaagaacggtaggggtagaccaaggtatgaatatgacaagcagattagatcagatgtaggatgcagtagttacgtagaaatgaaaatgttagcacatgatagggtggcgtggatagctgcatcaaaccagtctatggactgatgactcaaacaacaacaaacaatgtCATTATTAGCAATTTCATAAAATCTCTGCATGAtattgaagaaaaatttacagaaatgaacagctcagacctaatcaagttaacagaacataatatttctcacagttgacaatttcacacgaacatgcGGTGGATTCGGACTACCTCCGGTAGCTGTCCGCTATTATGCGTCTTATTCGCCAGGATGGACAACCCGAGAACTGCAaacaataaaatttttaaaaaatctacgaACTTACGccagataaagaaaccaaggagtgaagaaatgtgtactctttgaaagaaagaagaaaatctctTTGTACTTATCAGAAGTGGAAACACTGGCGTATTTCTCTTGATGTTCAAAATACGGGACAATTGCCGGGGACGCGGGTCATTTAACACGAATACGGCACTGTCCCGTAAAATCCGGGACGTCTGGCAACTCTGGTTGACTGAGACCAAGGTTCGAAGGAGAAGGAAAAGGGTCTCAGGAAAGATGGCTGAAGGGTGGTTTGTTCTAAGTGtattctaatctatatatataaaataacttgtcctgactgactgactgactgactgactgactgattcatcatcgccgagccaaaactactggacataaagaaatgaaattttggggatatattcatattaagatgtaggtgctcgctaagagagtatttttggatattccatcgctaagggggtgaaaaggggggtgaaattttaaaaagagtgtatctatatctcaaaactttaaaagtttacagatgtaaaaattggtatttagaatcttcttttaaaataaggatacacgtatttttttgttttctgaaaatcccaataggaggggtgaaaaagggtgaaaatgggtaaaaatgggttgaatgccttcaatcaggataccggtacttatatctcagaaactgaagatattacagacctgaaaattggtacttttgatctcttttaaaaataaagaaacacgtatttttttgtttttggaaaatccaactaatgggagggtgaaaaggaggtgaatttttaaaatgagtgaatctatatcttcaaacttttaaagtttgcagatgtaaaaactggtatttggaatcttcattaaaaataaagaaacgcgtattttttggttttcgaaaaatcgcaataggaggagtgaaaaggggtggaaaatgggttgaatgcctttaatgaggctacttatatctcagaaactgaagatattacagacctgaaaatcggtgtttgggatctcctttaaaaataaagaaacacgtattttttgtttctggaaaatccaattaacggagggggtgaaaagggggtaatattttaaaatgagtgtatctatatctcaaaacttttaaaggttatagatgtcaaaattggtatttagaatctccttcaaaaataaacacgtatattttgttttcggaaaatcctaataggaagggtggaaaaggttgaagaaggggtcgaatgcctttcaagagtctacttatatttcagaacctgaagatattacagacctgaaaattggtgtttgggatctactttaaaagtaaagaaactcgtattttttcgtttttggaaaatccaaatattggggggtgaaaaggggggtgaattttttaaaatgagtgtgtctacatcttaaaactttaaaatttacagatgtaaaaattggtagttagaatctcctctaaaaataaaggaacacgtacttttgtttcctgtaaatcccaataggaggggtgtaaaagggtgaaaaatgggttgaatgcctttaatgaggatacatatatgtcagaaaggaaagatattacagaactgaaaatttgtacatgggatctcctttaaaaataaagcaacacgtattttttagtttttggaaaatccaattaatggcggttaaacaggagtgacaaattggggtgaattctttgaaagactatatctacagaatatcttggaaacgtaaaatgttacatacgtaaaaagtgggtgtttggaatttcctgtaaatgtaaagaaacataggtgatttgtttttggaaactccacttaaggggaactcaaaaggggtgaaattttaaaatgagaatttttacagtatatctaaaaaacttaacatgttacagaagtgaaaaattgtattttttatctctattaaacacaaacaaacgtgcatttttagttttcggaaatatcacttgggtggaagggggggggggtaaaagtgactgaaaatggtgttgaattcttttaattaggctactgatatatcaaaaatgaagatgttacagacgtgaaatttgatattttcaatctgctttaaaagtaaagaaacacgtattctcttaaaatccaatgaagcgggggaggggggtgaaagaattgaaaaattaattggctcaattgtatgagaatacatacatctaataaaaactgaagttgttacagacgtgaaaattggtatttggatctcctttaaaaacaaagaaaaaacgcgttttgggcgggaaaccatcttggagggcgggagtgtaaaggagttgaattcctttcatgaggacacataaataaaaaactgaagaagttagagtcgtgataattggtatttagaagatcctttactattaaagaaacaagtattttttgcgggaaagttcacttggggggggggggggtagtgtgaaatgaagtgaaaaaagtaaattactttgatcgggatgcttatatctcaaaactgaaggtaatagacgtgaacattggtggttggaatctcccttaaacataaagaaacaagccttcttttaatttcttttttttgggggggggggtggtggcggtaaataaacttaacggcggtggggtgtagaaggaggtgagaccaattgattttactgttattaatgtacttataaggatcttccgttgctcaggcggcagcgcgccggcctctcacagctgggttccgtggttcaaatcccggtc is drawn from Anabrus simplex isolate iqAnaSimp1 chromosome 1, ASM4041472v1, whole genome shotgun sequence and contains these coding sequences:
- the LOC136882054 gene encoding enoyl-[acyl-carrier-protein] reductase, mitochondrial yields the protein MMTICVKIMALRFGRSARLLRNCAAFSTKLPIDSRHVTQKLVFSEFGDALKVVRQEEEPLPAPKPNEVVIKMLAAPVNPADINTIQGVYPIKPPLPAIPGNEGVGEIEAMGSEVVGLQKGDRVLPKGVAWGTWRSRAVCDANDLIKIPNQLGVVEAATLSVNPCTAYRMLKDFVKLQPGDTVIQNGANSACGQNVIQMCKAWGINSINIVRNRDNICELRGYLKDLGATYVFTEEEVRAIDLFKKAILPKPRLALNCVGGKNALEMMRHLDQRGTMVTYGGMSRQPVSIPTSSLIFKDIRVFGFWMTRWSTVHESSPERVDMLDDIVQMMVNGQLRPPAHKLVAFNNYKEALSNTLSSKGFTGMKYILDFQKD